The Methyloceanibacter stevinii DNA segment TGAGGCACATGCCGAAGCCCTGGCGCGCCATCTCCCACATGACGAGGGCGCAGTCTGTGCCGAACCGGAAGTTCTCCCGTGCGGGCGAGATGCCGAACCGGCCGAGATAGTTCACCATCTCCTGCTGGTTGTTGCTGCCGATGAAGTAGTGCCCCTCCAGGTCCGCCGGCGAGCGGGGGCGTCCGTACTTGCTGAGATAGCGCTTCGACGCGTAGAGGCTGCCGTCGCTTTCGTTGACGAGCCGCCCGACAAGGTCCGGCTCATGCGGGCGCACATGGCGGATCGCGATATCGGCCTCGCGCCGCCTCAAATCGCGCAGCTCGTTCGAGGCGACGATATCGATTTCCAGGTTGGGCGCGAGTTCGTGCAGGCGCTCGATGACGGGCGGCAGGAAGTACACCGCATACATGTTCGTCGCGGTCACCCGGACCACGCCGTCGATGGCCTGGCTGTGTCCGGACGCTGCCAGCGAGACGCGGTGTGCCGCGTCGCCCATGACCCGGACATGATCGAGAAGCTCAAGGCCCGAAGGGGTCAGTTCGAGCGTGCGGCCGATCCGTTGAAACAGCATGACGCCGAGATCCTCCTCGAGCGCCGCGACCTGACGGCCAAGAGTCGGCTGCGTCAGCCCCAGGACCCGGGCCGCGCCGGAGAACGAGCCTTCCTCGGCGGTCGCGAGAAAGGCACGGACCTGATTCCAGTCGAAGGAGATGGCCTGCCAGTTCATGCAAATTTGCATACACAAACTGCGAATTTTGACAATTCACATTTCAGATTTGCATGGCACTCTGCGTTCACGAAAGGAGCCCATTCATGGTTCACGCAGCACAGTTCTGGGACGCCCAGGCGGAGAAATATTCAAAACAGCCGATCGCGAACGAGGCGGCCTATAACGCCACGCTCGATCGTACGCGGTACTACCTGGACGAGGATCAGCGCGTCTTGGAAGTGGGTTGCGGAACGGGCAGCACGGCGCTGCGTCTCTGCGACAACGTCCGCGAATATGTGGGCAGCGATGTCTCCAGCGGCATGATCCGCATCGCGAGCGAGAAGGCCTTCGAAAAGGGCGCGCGCAATGTCGCCTTCAAGACCGCAGCCGTCGGCGAGATCGCCGATAAGAACACGCCGTTCGATGCGGTTCTCGGCTTCAACCTCTTGCACTTGCTGCCGACGCTCGACGAGGACTTGAAACGGATCGCCTCCGTGCTGAAGCCCGGCGGTCTGTTCATCTCCAAGACCTTTTGCGGCCTCGGTCCCAAGGCGCCGCTGAAGTGGCGGCTGATGAAGATCGTTCTGCCGATCCTGCAGGCTCTGGGAAAGGCGCCCTATGTCCGGTTCCAACGCGAGGCGGAACTCAGGGAGCAGATCGAGGCGCACGGATTCGAGATCCTCGAGACGCGGCACTTCGTGACCGATGTCTCCGTGCCCTTCATCGTCGCGCGCAAGCTCGCCTGATCTCATCAGGCGCCAGGTCTCCTACTGACGCCAAGTGTGTTCCTGACGCCCAGTGTCTTTGCGTTAAAAAAATAGCCGGGTTCAGGCCCGGCTATTTTCATATTCGCGATGAGGCATGTGCGCCGCTAGCGCGCTTCCGTTGCGGCTTCGCGGTGCGGGCCGAAATCGTATTCGTAGATGTGCGCGTGTTCCTTCTCCAGAACCGGCCGCAGATCCGCGAACGCATCCTTGTATTTGTAGAAGGGGATGCGCGGGAACAGGTGATGGATCAGGTGGAAGTTCTGGAACAGGTAGAGCCAGTCCACGACCGGCTCGATGATCTTGCCGTGCACCCAGAAGACGTTCGTGTCGCGATAGCGTTCGCGCACCTTGTGCGGCTTATGGGGCAGATAGGCGAAGAAGTAGATGATGAGCGCCGACGCGAAAATGTGCGGCAGGACCCACAGCATCAGAACTTCGCGCCAATAGCCGATCACGCAGAGCCCGATGATGACCGCGTAGTAGAGGCCGTTCATCAGGGCGATTTGGATCGAGAGGCTGCGCATGCCCGGGACCTGCGGATGGAAGGCAATGTGGCGCCAAAAATAGTTGTGGTAGACGAACACGATCGTCAGACAACGCCAAACGAGCAGGAACGGGTTGTTCACCGCGACCCAATGGTCGGGATCGAGCTCCGGATCGTTCGTCTCCCGGTGATGCGCCAGATGCATGTAGCGGAAGGCCTTGTATTCGTGCAGCAGGATCGTGCCGCACACATAGCCGACGAGATGGTTCAGCCATAGATAGCGAGAGTGCTTGCCGGCGATATTGCCGTGGCAGGCCTCATGCAGCGGCGTCTGATCCGCGTAGAGAATGAGGCTGTTGAGGATCAGTCCGAGCCAGAGGGGGATGATGCCGAGCGTTCCCAGCGTGCACACGGCCACGAACGATGCCACGATGCCGATCGCCAGAAACACGGTCGGCCAGGCCACCATGCCTTGATAGGGCCGGATCTTCTTTAGGGCTTCTCGGTCTGCTGGGGCGTTTGGCTGGTCGCGGGAGATTTCAGTGATCGCGGGTTCGGCGACAACGGAAACGGACATGGGCTGCAACAGTCCTCGGATTCTTGAGCTTCGATTTTTTCTAACACCGTCAAGACGGTAGTCGCGGCGTTGCGATACGACTTTGCGTCAAGACAACAAAACACGGCGGCTGGCAACAAAATATGGCAAGCCGCGCTGAACGCGTTCGGACACGTTCGTAATTTTGGGCCGTGACGGCATCGCGTTCAAGACGCAATGAATGTCAGTGTCATTAAGGGTTGATGAAAAGAAACCAGCAAACCAAATCAGCACGTTAGTGCGATCTCGATTGGCGCAAGCCGTGCCGCGCACGGCCCCGCGGGAAATTCCATGTGGCGCGCCTGCAACAGCCCGCCGGCTGTGGTCCGGCGGGCTGTGCTGCATCAATCGATATGGGTTCAACCGATGGATCTAGCGGCAGAAATGCTCGTATCCGTCGTAGCCGACAAAAGTCCCCGACCGAGGATTGAAGCTCCGGTAGCGGGACGAGCAGTAGGCATACCAATCCTGCGTCCAGGGCTCCGGACGGTAGCCCACGGGCCGCGCCGGCGGGGTCACGTAGACCTCCTTGGGGGTAAGCGCGCTGCCGATCACCGCGCCGGCGGCAAGGCCGACAAGTCCGGCGCCGAGCGCGTTGATATTGCTGCCGCCGCCACGACGGCCGTAATAGTTGTTCTGGACGTAGGGACCGCCGGGGCCGCCCCGCCAACCCTTGCCATGACCGTGGCCATGGCCGCGTCCGGCTTCCGCCGGAGCCGCCGCCACCAGAGCGAAGACTGCGACGAGCGCAGCGACAAATGCAAAATACGATTTCCGACCCATCATGTCTGTTCCTCGGATGTGGCGCCGTTGCCTCCGGGCGCCGTGAAGGTTGAAAGACCCCCCAGATCCGTGGGGCAATCTGCCCCCCGTTCATGGCACTCTAGGGGCGGACACATGAACCTGGCCTGAACGTTGGCGGGCTGGCTAAGTTCCCTTGCGGGCAAGAAAAAACCGCCGGGCCCCGTGTGGGGCCGGCGGTTCTCTAAAGCCTGCTGGCGCTTCTTAGAAGCGCGCGGCGATATGCAGTTGGGCAGTCCTAGGCGCTATTGCGCAGCCTGGATGTTCGCTGCCTGCTTGCCGCGGCCGCGGCGGTCGTCCTCGATCTCGAAGGAGACTTTGTCGCCTTCGTTCAGGGGCGGCATGCCAGCGCGCTCCACAGCGGAAGCATGAACGAACACGTCCTTGCCGCCGTCTTCCGGCTCGATGAAGCCGAAGCCGCGAGTGTGATTGAAGAATTTGACGGTGCCATTGACACGAGACATTTCGGGGGAGTCCTTTCCCGTTCGCTAGTTTTAAAATAACGGGCCACATGACCCCTTCGCTTGAGGCGTTCTCTAAGGAGTCCCCCAAGGAAGAAGCCCATGGCGTCTTCAGATGTCAGGAAAGGGTCGTGCTCTTGGCTACGTTCGTCGCTTACCGTCGTCTTCGTCCACGCCCAACAGCAGGCGCCCGGTGCCCCTAAACATGCGGCATTCTGGCACTTTTGGCAAGCGTTTTTGAGCCGCTCCCAGGCCGCTGACCCTTGCGGGCAAAGGGTTTCCGGGGCGTTAACCAAAACCTGTACGGCAGATGAACGGCCCTCTCAGATTGGGTTCAGCCGCCCCTCACTAAACTGTTCCTACGACGCGCGGAAAGGACGCGCGCCGGTGCCAAGGAAGGGAACAGGTTATGGGGAACATCACGGGGAAGAAGATCGCAGGTTTCGCGCTGGCGTTTGTCGCTCTCGCAGCCATCGCGATCGCCGCCGGCATCCTCGCCGACGCCCAGGCCGCCAGCCAGTTCGCCGACAACACTCCGCTGATGTACGCCGGTATCCGGGGGTAGGGCGCCGCTAAGGCCACATGACCAGGGGTGGCATGGAGGACAGGATCGCGTCCACATTGCCGCCGGTCTTCAGCCCGAAGATCGTGCCCCGGTCGTAGAGCAGGTTGTACTCCACATAGCGCCCGCGCCGGATCAGCTGCTCGGTGCGGTCTTCCTCGGTCCAGGGTGTGCCGATATTGCGGGCCACCAGTTCCGGATAGATGCCGACAAAGGCCTTGCCCACGTCCTGGGTGAAGGCGAAGTCCGCCTCCCAGTCGCCCGTATCCAGATAGTCGTAGAAAATGCCGCCGATGCCGCGCGGCTCCTTGCGGTGCTTGAGGTAGAAATACTCGTCGCACCAGTCCTTGAAGCGTCGGTAATCGGCGGACGGCTGGCCCTCGCAAGAGGCCTTCATGGCCGCATGAAAATCCAACGCATCCGGGTCCTCCTGGACGCGCCGCCGGTTCAGCACGGGGGTGAGGTCGCCGCCGCCGCCGAACCAGCCCTTCGAGGTCACCACCATGCGCGTGTTCATGTGGCCCGTGGGGGCGTTGGGATTGGTCGGGTGAGCGATGAAGGACATGCCGCTCGCCCAAAAACGGGGATCCTCTGCCGCGCCCGGGATCTGGCCCGCGAACTCCTTCGGGAATTCTCCGTGGACTGTGGATGTGTGGCAGCCGACCTTCTCGACACGCGGCCCGACATCAGGGACATGACCCCGCCGCCGCCTTCCTCGCGGGTCCACGGGGTGCGGGTGAAGCGGCCGGCCTCTTTGCCCTCGCAGCCGGGCGCCCCTTCGGCCGCATCCTCGACGGCTTCGAGCGCGGCCAGCATGCGGTCGCGCAGCTCCTCGAACCAGCGGCTCGCCCGGTCCTTATTGGCTTCGAAGTTGTTCTTCGACGTGGGTTTTTCCGATCCTTGCGCGTCCATGACTTCCCGTTCGATGACGTTTTCTTCTTGCATGATCCATCTACCTTACCGGTTCGTATCCGTCACATGGATGCATCATGTCGTTGCCACCATTGGCGCCCCCTTGATCTTCATCAGGAATTACCTGCGCCAATTTGACCACTGTGTCTGCTGGACAACATCCCACCGCAATGACAGAAAACCGCCATGAATCGCGTTGCACCGCAGCGCGTGGCTGGGCAATAACAAGCCTGCGGCACGCTGGGTGCCCTTTTGTTGGGCAACAACAGAATTTCGGCACGCACCGTGCCATAACTAAGAGAGCCGAGAGGCTGGGCTTTTGCTCTCTTCGGCTCCATCAAATTAGGAGCGTTTGGCTTCATGGCCAATTCAGACAGTTCCACCGATCCTTCCTTTGTAGATGACGACGATCCGTCCCGGCGCGACGTGATCCTGATCGGCGCCGGGGCCTTTGCGGCCATTGGCGGCGCGGCCGTATTGTGGCCCTTGCTCGATCAGATGAACCCCGATGCCTCGACTCTGTCGCTGGCCTCGATCGACGTGGACCTTGCGCCTGT contains these protein-coding regions:
- a CDS encoding LysR family transcriptional regulator, with the protein product MNWQAISFDWNQVRAFLATAEEGSFSGAARVLGLTQPTLGRQVAALEEDLGVMLFQRIGRTLELTPSGLELLDHVRVMGDAAHRVSLAASGHSQAIDGVVRVTATNMYAVYFLPPVIERLHELAPNLEIDIVASNELRDLRRREADIAIRHVRPHEPDLVGRLVNESDGSLYASKRYLSKYGRPRSPADLEGHYFIGSNNQQEMVNYLGRFGISPARENFRFGTDCALVMWEMARQGFGMCLMAAAVAARTPGMEPVFPDMAPMRFPTWLVAHRELYTSRRIRLVYDTLAEFLSNQSEHP
- a CDS encoding class I SAM-dependent methyltransferase: MVHAAQFWDAQAEKYSKQPIANEAAYNATLDRTRYYLDEDQRVLEVGCGTGSTALRLCDNVREYVGSDVSSGMIRIASEKAFEKGARNVAFKTAAVGEIADKNTPFDAVLGFNLLHLLPTLDEDLKRIASVLKPGGLFISKTFCGLGPKAPLKWRLMKIVLPILQALGKAPYVRFQREAELREQIEAHGFEILETRHFVTDVSVPFIVARKLA
- a CDS encoding fatty acid desaturase family protein, translating into MSVSVVAEPAITEISRDQPNAPADREALKKIRPYQGMVAWPTVFLAIGIVASFVAVCTLGTLGIIPLWLGLILNSLILYADQTPLHEACHGNIAGKHSRYLWLNHLVGYVCGTILLHEYKAFRYMHLAHHRETNDPELDPDHWVAVNNPFLLVWRCLTIVFVYHNYFWRHIAFHPQVPGMRSLSIQIALMNGLYYAVIIGLCVIGYWREVLMLWVLPHIFASALIIYFFAYLPHKPHKVRERYRDTNVFWVHGKIIEPVVDWLYLFQNFHLIHHLFPRIPFYKYKDAFADLRPVLEKEHAHIYEYDFGPHREAATEAR
- a CDS encoding BA14K family protein, whose protein sequence is MGRKSYFAFVAALVAVFALVAAAPAEAGRGHGHGHGKGWRGGPGGPYVQNNYYGRRGGGSNINALGAGLVGLAAGAVIGSALTPKEVYVTPPARPVGYRPEPWTQDWYAYCSSRYRSFNPRSGTFVGYDGYEHFCR
- a CDS encoding cold-shock protein, which encodes MSRVNGTVKFFNHTRGFGFIEPEDGGKDVFVHASAVERAGMPPLNEGDKVSFEIEDDRRGRGKQAANIQAAQ